A section of the Babylonia areolata isolate BAREFJ2019XMU chromosome 31, ASM4173473v1, whole genome shotgun sequence genome encodes:
- the LOC143276149 gene encoding uncharacterized protein LOC143276149 encodes MTQFNTLTSAVQPSCDDDDASTDCCECSASAETPFISSASDSLGSDVVIRVDDTDMVTVKENDGSGDDGVGGDDDGGGGDDGVGGGDDDSGGGDGGGGGDDDGGGGDDGGGGGVARSVDASREGGGGDVRGRRDVDGGWAWVVLVTSCLSLATEEALFSMTGIFQVEFQMAFGGSRGFLALVGSMFFTLSGMLAPVAGALCTQLTPRVTLMLGGSLLTVGLVSASFVSSSTLLLLTYGILGGIGNALIFTPAVTAFSGYFVRLRQVANGFIMASSGIGSLTGPYLARGVIDVHGWRFGLASCGFLTAQVCVLGALVFPPSGSPGLRFNTATLPPCSRVATSGKKREEKEEEKRREEENENRREEEEIMLKECVLREEGKEKEGEEVPASLCLGGKPEGGEGGEGGGEGGEEDSKADGESSFRARVRTVVTNRRVWIVCLSVMLQMSGYNIALLHQPSYIHSLGMAPHHFPNLYLAFGTSMMLVRVVGGFVFTRFHGHLLRALFLSQVTLALTFGLLPLYGVTVPALFVGNVLFGLSFGVSFMLPTPVLISFIGVKLLPLAYGLMLLCCGSSSTLSVSCAGFLYDILGTYKASFYLAGCLTGTGALVLLLLVLVGGQKTEKTRHTLYTHT; translated from the exons ATGACGCAATTCAACACCCTGACGTCAGCGGTACAACCCTCCTGTGACGATGATGACGCAAGCACTGACTGTTGTGAATGTTCAGCGTCGGCGGAAACACCGTTCATATCTTCGGCTTCGGACTCTCTCGGCAGCGATGTCGTCATCAGAGTTGACGACACAGACATGGTTACGGTGAAGGAGAATGACGGTAGTGGTGATGACGGTgttggtggtgacgatgacggcggtggtggtgatgacggtgttggtggtggtgacgatgacagcggtggtggtgatggtggtggtggtggtgacgatgacggcggtggtggtgatgacggtggtggtggcggcgtggCAAGGAGTGTTGACGCCAGCAGAGAAGGGGGTGGCGGTGACGTCAGAGGGAGGCGTGACGTGGACGGGGGTTGGGCGTGGGTGGTGCTGGTGACGTCATGCCTGAGTCTGGCAACTGAGGAGGCTTTGTTCAGCATGACGGGGATTTTTCAG gtagagtTCCAGATGGCATTCGGAGGAAGCCGAGGATTCCTGGCCCTCGTGGGGTCCATGTTCTTCACCCTGTCCGGAAtgctgg CCCCAGTGGCGGGTGCTCTGTGCACCCAGCTGACACCCCGGGTGACCCTGATGCTGGGTGGCAGTCTGCTGACTGTGGGCCTGGTGTCTGCCAgcttcgtctcctcctccaccctcctcctcctcacctacGGCATTCTGGGAG gtaTAGGCAACGCTCTGATCTTCACACCAGCCGTCACAGCCTTCAGTGGGTACTTCGTCAGACTGAGGCAGGTGGCCAACGGGTTTATCATGGCGTCCTCCGGAATTGGATCACTCACTGGACCTTACCTGGCCCGCGGGGTCATTGACGTCCACGGCTGGAGGTTTGG TCTGGCCTCCTGTGGCTTCCTGACGGCccaggtgtgtgtgctgggtgctCTGGTCTTCCCTCCCTCTGGGTCCCCGGGGCTCCGCTTCAACACGGCCACCCTTCCACCCTGCTCCCGTGTGGCTACTAgcgggaagaagagggaggagaaggaggaggagaagaggagagaggaggagaatgagaacaggagagaggaggaggagattatgTTAAAGGAATGTGTTttaagagaggaggggaaagagaaggagggggaggaggtaccAGCCAGCCTCTGTCTTGGGGGAAAGcctgaaggaggagagggaggagaaggaggaggagagggaggagaggaggattcGAAAGCCGATGGAGAAAGTTCCTTTAG AGCTCGCGTGCGGACAGTGGTGACCAACCGACGGGTGTGGATCGTGTGTCTGAGCGTCATGCTTCAGATGAGCGGCTACAACATTGCTCTGCTGCACCAGCCCTCCTACATCCACAGCCTGGGGATGGCGCCACACCACTTCCCTAACCTCTACCTG GCCTTCGGGACATCCATGATGCTGGTCCGGGTGGTGGGGGGCTTCGTCTTCACCCGCTTCCACGGGCACCTCCTCCGGGCCCTCTTCCTCAGCCAGGTGACCCTGGCCTTGACCTTTGGCCTCCTGCCCCTCTACGGGGTCACCGTCCCTGCCCTCTTCGTGGGCAACGTTCTGTTTG GTCTGAGCTTCGGGGTGTCCTTCATGCTGCCCACACCAGTGCTCATCAGCTTCATCGGGGTGAAGCTGCTGCCTCTGGCCTACGGTCTGATGCTGCTGTGTTGTGGGTCCTCCTccactttgtctgtctcctgtgctg GATTCCTCTATGACATTCTGGGGACGTACAAAGCATCGTTCTATTTGGCAG GATGTCTGACGGGGACTGGAGCTCTGgttctgttgctgttggtgttggtcggtgggcagaagacagagaagacacggCACACTTTGTACACACATACCTGA